The Streptomyces sp. NBC_01268 genome window below encodes:
- a CDS encoding aminotransferase class V-fold PLP-dependent enzyme: MDILEPLGGAEFAPKQTYLNTSACALLPRRTVEAVTLLAEETAAGRPDGAGSFDIVDEARASFARIAHIGTDRVAVGSSVSVHVGMVAQSMPSGAEILFPEGDFSSVITPFTVRGDLKIRFVPLERLAESVRPETALVAFSAVQSADGRTADFAAIRAAAAAHGARTLLDATQSAGWLPLYAADWDFTVAGGYKYLLCPRGASFLTVTEEAQDALLPIHAGWVTGEDLWANSYGPVRELARSARRFDEPAAFLSYHGAARSLALLEEVGIERIEAHNKALAARFRAGLTELGHAPVADESTVVGIPGLGARADALREAGVLLSARAGNLRASFHLYNSPADVERALEVIAG; the protein is encoded by the coding sequence ATGGACATTCTGGAGCCCCTGGGCGGAGCCGAGTTCGCCCCCAAGCAGACCTATCTGAACACCTCCGCCTGCGCCCTGCTGCCGCGCCGGACGGTCGAGGCCGTCACCCTCCTCGCCGAGGAGACCGCGGCCGGGCGCCCCGACGGCGCCGGCAGCTTCGACATCGTCGACGAGGCCCGGGCCTCGTTCGCGCGGATCGCCCACATCGGCACCGACCGGGTCGCGGTCGGCAGTTCCGTCTCCGTCCACGTCGGCATGGTGGCGCAGTCCATGCCGTCCGGGGCCGAGATCCTCTTCCCCGAGGGCGACTTCTCCTCCGTCATCACCCCCTTCACCGTCCGGGGCGACCTGAAGATCCGCTTCGTCCCCCTGGAGCGGCTCGCGGAGTCGGTGCGGCCCGAGACCGCCCTCGTCGCCTTCTCCGCCGTGCAGTCGGCGGACGGCCGGACCGCCGACTTCGCCGCGATCCGCGCCGCGGCGGCCGCGCACGGCGCCCGCACCCTCCTCGACGCCACCCAGTCGGCGGGCTGGCTGCCGCTGTACGCGGCGGACTGGGACTTCACCGTCGCCGGTGGCTACAAGTACCTGCTCTGCCCGCGCGGCGCGTCCTTCCTCACCGTCACCGAGGAGGCCCAGGACGCGCTGCTGCCGATCCACGCGGGCTGGGTCACCGGCGAGGACCTGTGGGCCAACAGCTACGGCCCGGTGCGCGAACTGGCCCGCTCGGCCCGCCGGTTCGACGAGCCCGCGGCCTTCCTGTCGTACCACGGCGCGGCGCGCTCGCTCGCGCTCCTGGAGGAGGTCGGCATCGAGCGCATCGAGGCCCACAACAAGGCCCTCGCCGCCCGCTTCCGCGCCGGCCTCACCGAGCTCGGCCACGCCCCCGTCGCGGACGAGTCGACCGTCGTCGGCATCCCGGGCCTCGGCGCCCGCGCCGACGCCCTGCGCGAGGCGGGCGTCCTCCTCTCGGCCCGCGCGGGCAACCTGCGGGCCTCCTTCCACCTCTACAACTCCCCGGCGGACGTGGAGCGGGCCCTGGAGGTCATCGCGGGCTGA
- a CDS encoding DsbA family oxidoreductase, with protein MRVEIWSDIACPWCYIGKARFEKGLAAFAHRDDVEVVHRSFELDPNRAKGDTGPVLEMLATKYGRTLDEARAMEAHVASNAHSEGLGYRTEGRDHGNTFDIHRLLHLAKERGRQSELLDLAYRANFAEERSVFTPDTLVALGVEAGLDETEVRAVLADESAYADAVRADEREAAELGANGVPFFVLDRKYGVSGGQPAEVFTQALEQAWQGRTLQPVGGDADACDIDGGTC; from the coding sequence ATGCGCGTCGAGATCTGGAGCGACATCGCCTGCCCCTGGTGCTACATCGGCAAGGCCCGCTTCGAGAAGGGCCTCGCGGCCTTCGCCCACCGCGACGACGTCGAGGTCGTGCACCGCTCCTTCGAGCTCGACCCGAACCGGGCCAAGGGCGACACCGGGCCCGTCCTGGAGATGCTGGCGACGAAGTACGGCCGCACCCTCGACGAGGCCCGCGCCATGGAGGCCCACGTCGCCTCCAACGCCCACTCCGAGGGCCTGGGCTACCGCACCGAGGGCCGTGACCACGGCAACACCTTCGACATCCACCGCCTGCTGCACCTGGCGAAGGAGCGCGGCCGCCAGAGCGAGCTGCTCGACCTCGCCTACCGGGCCAACTTCGCCGAGGAGCGCTCGGTCTTCACGCCCGACACCCTGGTCGCCCTCGGCGTGGAGGCCGGTCTCGACGAGACCGAGGTCCGCGCGGTGCTCGCCGACGAGTCCGCCTACGCCGACGCCGTCCGCGCGGACGAGCGCGAGGCCGCCGAACTCGGCGCGAACGGCGTGCCGTTCTTCGTCCTCGACCGGAAGTACGGGGTCTCCGGCGGCCAGCCCGCCGAGGTCTTCACCCAGGCCCTGGAGCAGGCCTGGCAGGGCCGCACCCTCCAGCCCGTCGGCGGCGACGCCGACGCCTGCGACATCGACGGCGGCACCTGCTGA
- a CDS encoding GNAT family N-acetyltransferase has protein sequence MIDSPLRIRYAGPADIDAVAALHAEARATYYRGHLPDADFEGPEELARSRAGWAAAIDGGRVLSARDAAGELVGIAAYGERDGVTHLTQLHVAPDRWRGGVGTALHTACVDAWRAAGVRTARLEVFDRNTRAQAFYAARGWLPDPDTPRAGDHLVLRLTLAPGPAAE, from the coding sequence ATGATCGATTCCCCGCTCCGCATCCGGTACGCCGGCCCGGCCGACATCGACGCCGTCGCCGCCCTCCACGCCGAGGCCCGCGCCACCTACTACCGCGGCCACCTCCCCGACGCCGACTTCGAGGGCCCCGAGGAGCTGGCCCGCTCCCGGGCCGGCTGGGCCGCGGCCATCGACGGCGGGCGGGTGCTCAGCGCCCGCGACGCGGCCGGGGAGCTTGTCGGCATCGCCGCGTACGGGGAGCGGGACGGCGTCACGCACCTCACCCAGCTCCACGTCGCCCCGGACCGCTGGCGCGGCGGCGTCGGCACCGCCCTGCACACCGCCTGCGTCGACGCCTGGCGCGCCGCCGGGGTGCGCACCGCCCGCCTGGAGGTGTTCGACCGGAACACCCGCGCCCAGGCCTTCTACGCGGCCCGCGGCTGGCTCCCGGACCCCGACACCCCGCGCGCCGGGGACCACCTCGTGCTCCGGCTCACACTCGCCCCCGGGCCCGCGGCGGAATGA
- a CDS encoding GlxA family transcriptional regulator — MPSSRVRRVAVIAAPPASMFNLAIPEMLFAKVEVDGGPGYETLICAPDPGPVATTGGLDLHVPLGLDATDTADTVILAGSGSYTDPDPRILDALRRAAAAGKRIASICTGSFALAAAGLLDGRAATTYWAYREQLAERHPTVDLQDDVLFVQDGPVLTSSGYAAGIDLCLHIIRTDHGAAVANTVARLALVAPVRPGGQTQFTLTPLPPERGASFARTRAWAMEHLDEPLALTDLARHAGVSVRTLSRRFHAETGVSPLQWLLHQRVERAKELLETTSLPMDQVARASGLGTADSLRQHLLRRTGLTPSAYRSSFNRLGAPATGPLAPAS; from the coding sequence ATGCCGTCGTCCCGGGTCCGCCGCGTCGCGGTGATCGCCGCCCCGCCCGCCTCGATGTTCAACCTCGCCATCCCCGAGATGCTTTTCGCCAAGGTCGAGGTCGACGGCGGCCCCGGCTACGAGACGCTCATCTGCGCCCCCGACCCCGGCCCCGTCGCCACCACCGGCGGCCTCGACCTGCACGTCCCGCTGGGCCTCGACGCCACCGACACGGCCGACACCGTGATCCTGGCCGGCAGCGGCTCGTACACCGACCCCGACCCGCGGATCCTGGACGCGCTGCGCCGGGCCGCCGCCGCGGGCAAGCGGATCGCCTCCATCTGCACCGGCTCCTTCGCGCTGGCCGCCGCCGGACTCCTGGACGGCCGCGCGGCCACCACGTACTGGGCGTACCGCGAGCAGCTCGCCGAGCGGCACCCGACCGTCGACCTCCAGGACGACGTGCTGTTCGTCCAGGACGGCCCGGTGCTCACCTCCTCCGGCTACGCCGCCGGCATCGACCTGTGCCTGCACATCATCCGCACCGACCACGGCGCCGCCGTCGCCAACACCGTGGCCCGGCTCGCCCTCGTCGCGCCGGTGCGGCCCGGCGGGCAGACCCAGTTCACCCTCACCCCGCTGCCGCCCGAGCGCGGTGCCTCCTTCGCCCGCACCCGCGCCTGGGCCATGGAGCACCTCGACGAACCGCTCGCCCTCACCGACCTGGCCCGGCACGCCGGGGTCTCCGTCCGCACCCTCTCCCGCCGCTTCCACGCCGAGACCGGGGTCAGCCCGCTCCAGTGGCTCCTCCACCAGCGCGTCGAACGCGCCAAGGAGCTCCTGGAGACCACCTCCCTGCCCATGGACCAGGTCGCCCGCGCGAGCGGCCTCGGCACGGCCGACTCGCTCCGCCAGCACCTGCTGCGCAGGACCGGCCTGACCCCGAGCGCCTACCGGAGCTCCTTCAACCGGTTGGGCGCGCCCGCAACCGGACCCCTCGCCCCCGCGTCCTGA
- a CDS encoding MFS transporter — protein sequence MTSTDLPEADVAAAPATPEGAPAPDAAPARKASPGAALVAAMLGFALITLDTSVVNVALPAIGADLGAGMTGLQWVVDSYTLVFAALLLSSGALADRIGASRAYAVGVVGFTLASVACGLAPGLPALLVARTAQGAAAAVMLPASLALVREAYGDPVRRARAVSLWAAGATVAVALGPVVGGALTTAWSWRGIFFVNLPLGLVALALLTRVAGSARRPAPLDLPGQLTAMAALGGLTFAAIEGGTAGWWALGGAALAFAAFLVIETRRKHPMVPLGLFRDRTVAVAVTAGAANSVAFYGMVFVFSLFFQQVLGLDALGAGLMFLPMTGLLAGVNVLSAKVAARYGARLPVVVGQTVAVAGLLGLLTVDADTSRAAQALLLVPLALGVGFSLPPLIAAMMEAVPAERAGTAAGLLNAIRQTAGALAIAVFGSLVAQGMTAALRSSLLISAVLLALATLGALRLPGRRG from the coding sequence ATGACCTCAACCGACCTTCCCGAAGCCGACGTTGCCGCCGCCCCCGCCACCCCCGAAGGCGCCCCCGCCCCGGACGCCGCCCCCGCGCGCAAGGCCTCCCCCGGCGCCGCCCTCGTCGCCGCGATGCTGGGCTTCGCCCTCATCACGCTGGACACCTCGGTGGTCAACGTCGCCCTGCCCGCGATCGGCGCCGACCTGGGGGCCGGGATGACGGGCCTGCAGTGGGTGGTCGACTCCTACACGCTGGTCTTCGCCGCCCTGCTGCTGTCCAGCGGGGCGCTCGCCGACCGGATCGGCGCGAGCCGCGCGTACGCCGTGGGGGTCGTCGGCTTCACCCTGGCCTCCGTCGCCTGCGGCCTGGCCCCGGGCCTGCCCGCGCTGCTCGTGGCCCGTACGGCGCAGGGCGCGGCGGCCGCGGTGATGCTGCCCGCCTCCCTCGCGCTGGTGCGCGAGGCGTACGGCGACCCGGTGCGGCGGGCCCGCGCGGTGTCGCTGTGGGCGGCGGGCGCGACGGTCGCGGTGGCGCTGGGGCCGGTGGTGGGCGGCGCGCTGACCACGGCGTGGAGCTGGCGCGGGATCTTCTTCGTCAACCTGCCGCTCGGCCTGGTCGCGCTCGCCCTGCTGACCCGGGTCGCGGGATCGGCGCGGCGGCCCGCGCCGCTGGACCTGCCGGGCCAGCTGACGGCGATGGCGGCGCTGGGCGGGCTGACGTTCGCGGCGATCGAGGGCGGCACGGCCGGCTGGTGGGCGCTGGGCGGCGCGGCGCTCGCCTTCGCCGCGTTCCTGGTGATCGAGACGCGGCGGAAGCACCCGATGGTGCCGCTGGGCCTGTTCCGGGACCGGACGGTGGCGGTGGCGGTGACGGCGGGCGCGGCGAACAGCGTGGCGTTCTACGGGATGGTCTTCGTCTTCAGCCTCTTCTTCCAGCAGGTGCTGGGGCTCGACGCGTTGGGCGCGGGCCTGATGTTCCTGCCGATGACGGGGCTGCTCGCCGGGGTGAACGTGCTGTCGGCGAAGGTGGCGGCGCGGTACGGGGCCAGGCTGCCGGTCGTCGTGGGCCAGACCGTCGCCGTGGCGGGACTGCTCGGTCTGCTCACGGTGGACGCGGACACCTCGCGGGCGGCGCAGGCGCTGCTGCTCGTGCCGCTGGCGCTGGGGGTCGGCTTCTCGCTGCCGCCGCTGATCGCCGCGATGATGGAGGCCGTCCCGGCCGAGCGGGCGGGCACGGCGGCGGGTCTGCTGAACGCGATCCGGCAGACGGCGGGGGCGCTGGCCATCGCGGTCTTCGGCTCGCTCGTCGCCCAGGGCATGACGGCGGCGCTGCGCTCCTCGCTGCTGATCAGCGCGGTCCTGCTGGCGCTGGCCACGCTCGGCGCGCTGCGCCTGCCGGGGCGCCGGGGCTAG
- a CDS encoding AraC family transcriptional regulator, whose translation MDVLSDAIAAMRTGRPHSSRTVRFAPWGLRFPATKGAGFHVVLQGAAWLLPPDGAAPVRLGPGDVVLLAHGTGHGLADHPDTPLVDAVPAPDGSWPTLPDRGPVGAEETLLLCGAYQLSRARAHPLLSGLPPYVHIPARVGAHPRLRAAVDLLGAELAEPQPGADTIVPALLDTLLLYLLRTWWLTERADRSTGWSAALSDPAVAGALRALHDDPARPWTVEELGALGGLSRAAFARRFTALVGRPPLAYLTWWRMTAAGRLLRTDDLPLRTVARRSGYSSEFAFAKAFKREYGVAPGRYRKAA comes from the coding sequence ATGGACGTACTGAGCGATGCCATCGCCGCCATGCGCACCGGCCGGCCGCACTCCTCCCGTACCGTCAGGTTCGCGCCCTGGGGCCTGCGTTTCCCCGCCACCAAGGGCGCCGGGTTCCACGTCGTGCTCCAGGGAGCCGCCTGGCTGCTGCCGCCCGACGGCGCGGCGCCCGTCCGGCTCGGCCCCGGCGACGTCGTCCTGCTCGCCCACGGCACCGGCCACGGCCTCGCCGACCACCCGGACACCCCGCTCGTCGACGCCGTCCCGGCACCCGACGGCTCCTGGCCCACCCTCCCGGACCGCGGGCCCGTCGGCGCCGAGGAGACCCTGCTGCTGTGCGGGGCCTACCAGCTGAGCCGGGCCCGGGCCCACCCGCTGCTCAGCGGGCTGCCCCCGTACGTCCACATCCCCGCACGGGTCGGCGCCCACCCCCGGCTGCGCGCCGCCGTCGACCTGCTCGGCGCCGAACTCGCCGAACCCCAGCCGGGCGCCGACACCATCGTCCCCGCCCTCCTCGACACCCTGCTGCTGTACCTGCTGCGCACCTGGTGGCTGACCGAGCGCGCCGACCGGTCCACCGGCTGGTCCGCCGCGCTGAGCGACCCGGCCGTCGCCGGCGCCCTGCGCGCCCTCCACGACGACCCGGCCCGCCCCTGGACGGTCGAGGAACTCGGCGCCCTCGGCGGCCTGTCGCGGGCCGCGTTCGCCCGCCGCTTCACCGCCCTGGTGGGCAGGCCCCCGCTCGCGTACCTCACCTGGTGGCGCATGACGGCCGCCGGCCGCCTGCTGCGCACCGACGACCTGCCCCTGCGGACCGTGGCCCGACGCTCCGGCTACTCCTCGGAGTTCGCCTTCGCCAAGGCCTTCAAGCGCGAGTACGGCGTCGCGCCGGGCCGGTACCGGAAGGCCGCCTAG